The DNA sequence CGAGCTGATCGAGGAGCGCTGCGCCACCGTCCACCGGGCCCAGGGCAAAGAGGCCGATGTCGTCGTCCTCGTGCTCGGCGGCGGGCGCCCCGGCGCCCGTGAGTGGGCGGCCGGCACCCCGCATCTCCTCAACGTCGCCGCGAGCCGTGCCAAACGCCGCCTGTACGTCATCGGCGAGCGCAGCCTGTGGGCCCCGCTCCCGCACTTCGACGTCCTCGCCTCCGAGCTGCCGCAGTTCCACCACGTCCGAGACCGCGCCACGTGGCCGCCGGACACCGAGTGACCGCTCATCGGGTTCGCACCTGTTCGGTGAGTTTTCCCTTGCGCAGGCTGAGGATGCGGTCGGACCGTGCGGCCAGTTGCCGGGAGTGGGTGACGACGACCACGCACGTGTTCCGCTCGTGAGCGAGGTCGCGGAAGGTGTCGATGACGCCCTGGGCGGTGTCCTCGTCGAGGTTTCCGGTGGGTTCGTCGGCGAAGAGGATGTCGACGTCGCAGGCGAGGGCGCGGGCGATGGCGACGCGCTGTTGCTGGCCGCCGGAGAGCCGCATGACGTTCCGGGTGGCCATCGTCTTGTCCAGGCCGATGTGCTCGAGGAGTTGCAGGGCGCGGGCCTTGCGGCTGCCGGTGCCGGGTTTCGCGCCGGTGATCTCCATGGCGGTGGTGACGTTCTGGAGTGCGCTCATGTAGGTGAGGAGGTTGTACTGCTGGAAGATCGTGGCGGCGTGCTTGTTGCGGTAGCGGCCGAGGCCGAGCTCGGTGAGGTCCTGCCCGTCGAAGCTGATCGTGCCCTTGGTGGGGGTGTCGAGGCCGCTGGCGAGGGAGAGCAGGGTGGTCTTGCCGCTGCCTGAGGGGCCCAGGATGGTGTAGAAGGTGCCTCGTTCGAAGGCGTAGTCGATGTCCTTGAGGACGGTGGTCCTGCGGCGCCGGCCGGAGTAGGTGTGGCTGATGCCGGTGAGACGCAGGACGGGCGGGGCCGGGGTGGCGGTGGTCATGGCGGGTCACTTGCCCTTCGTGAGGATGGTGCGGGGGCTCAGCCGCAGTACGGACGCGGCCGGGACGGCGGTGGCGAGGAGGCCGATGGCGAGGCCGACCCCGCCGAGGGTGGCGAGGTCCGCCGGGTCGAGTGCCACCGTGATCTCGTCGATGGGGTCGGCGTTCTCGACGGGCCTGTCGTTCGGGTCGAGGCCCTGGTCGATTCCGGTGCTGCCCGGGGCCGGCGGCTTCCAGGAGCCGATCTTCCGCTCGGCGGCGGAGGCTTCCTCGCCGAGCAGTGCCTGACCGGCACGCTGGGTCAGCTCCGGGGCGAAGAGCGAGCTCACACCCATCGCGATGACGGCGACGGCGACGATCTCCAGGGCCTGCTGGCCGATGAGCTTCCACTTCTTCTCGCCCATCGCCAGCAGGACGCCGTACTCGGTGCGGCGCCGTTTGACGGCGAGGTTGACCAGGAGGGCCAGGACGGCCGCACCGGCGAGGCCCATCAGCCACATGGCGACGGTGGCCGTGGAGCGGATGCTCTTGAGCGGGCCCGTCATCTGCCGGACGGCCTTGTCATTGGCGTCCAGCTTGAAGCCGGCCGCTGCGGAAGTCCGGTAGCAGCGAGG is a window from the Streptomyces sp. NBC_01244 genome containing:
- a CDS encoding ABC transporter ATP-binding protein; translation: MTTATPAPPVLRLTGISHTYSGRRRRTTVLKDIDYAFERGTFYTILGPSGSGKTTLLSLASGLDTPTKGTISFDGQDLTELGLGRYRNKHAATIFQQYNLLTYMSALQNVTTAMEITGAKPGTGSRKARALQLLEHIGLDKTMATRNVMRLSGGQQQRVAIARALACDVDILFADEPTGNLDEDTAQGVIDTFRDLAHERNTCVVVVTHSRQLAARSDRILSLRKGKLTEQVRTR
- a CDS encoding ABC transporter permease, whose amino-acid sequence is MTGPLKSIRSTATVAMWLMGLAGAAVLALLVNLAVKRRRTEYGVLLAMGEKKWKLIGQQALEIVAVAVIAMGVSSLFAPELTQRAGQALLGEEASAAERKIGSWKPPAPGSTGIDQGLDPNDRPVENADPIDEITVALDPADLATLGGVGLAIGLLATAVPAASVLRLSPRTILTKGK